In Paenibacillus sp. FSL R7-0345, a single window of DNA contains:
- a CDS encoding undecaprenyl-phosphate glucose phosphotransferase has translation MIRRNQKFLTQLYMVADFLVIQLSFLAAWWLKFRSGWLESYNTLPVESYAYWSIMYGAISVLIGIVLSLYLPKRKKRFVDEFLKIFQVHVMAIFILLGVMFFLKEIDVSRQYLAIYMGFNILSIMLYRYVLKTMLKSLREKGYNRQFVLIIGAGSLGKRFYNNLIQYPELGYETIGFLDDFHKWDGIEEQRYKPILGTVDELSGILEMLPVDEVILALPLDAHSKYPAIIAACEKAGMRTLIIPDFFDYLPARPYFDNFAGMPMINVRDIPLDMAGNRLAKRSFDIVFSLFAILMLSPIMLIVAIGVRLTSPGPVIFKQERVGLNRRNFMMYKFRSMKMQTDSEVDTGWSTKDDPRRTRFGTFIRRTSLDELPQFFNVLFGQMSVVGPRPERPYYVEQFRDEIPKYMVKHHVRPGITGWAQSNGLRGDTSIEERIKHDIFYIENWSLLFDIRIIFRTIRNGFKNAY, from the coding sequence ATGATCCGCCGTAATCAGAAGTTTTTGACCCAGCTTTATATGGTTGCTGACTTTCTGGTAATCCAGCTGTCCTTTCTGGCGGCCTGGTGGCTGAAATTCCGCAGCGGCTGGCTGGAGTCCTATAACACGCTCCCGGTGGAATCTTATGCCTACTGGAGCATTATGTACGGTGCCATTTCCGTGCTGATCGGGATTGTGCTCTCACTCTATCTGCCGAAGCGCAAGAAGCGTTTTGTCGATGAATTTTTGAAGATCTTCCAGGTACATGTGATGGCGATTTTCATTCTGCTTGGCGTGATGTTCTTCCTGAAGGAAATTGATGTTTCCCGCCAGTATCTGGCCATTTATATGGGCTTTAACATTTTGTCCATTATGCTATACCGCTATGTGTTGAAGACGATGCTGAAATCATTACGCGAAAAAGGCTACAACCGCCAGTTTGTGCTGATTATCGGTGCAGGCTCTCTGGGCAAAAGATTCTACAATAACCTGATCCAGTATCCGGAGCTGGGTTATGAAACGATCGGGTTTCTGGATGACTTCCATAAATGGGACGGGATCGAGGAGCAGCGCTACAAACCGATTCTGGGCACAGTGGATGAGCTGTCCGGGATCCTGGAAATGCTGCCGGTCGATGAGGTCATTCTGGCGCTGCCGCTGGATGCCCACTCCAAATATCCTGCCATCATAGCTGCCTGCGAAAAAGCCGGTATGCGGACGCTGATCATCCCTGACTTCTTTGACTATCTTCCGGCGCGCCCGTATTTCGATAATTTTGCCGGAATGCCGATGATTAACGTACGTGATATTCCGCTGGATATGGCCGGGAACAGGCTGGCCAAGCGGTCGTTTGATATTGTTTTCTCACTGTTCGCCATCCTTATGCTGTCGCCGATTATGCTGATCGTGGCCATTGGGGTGCGGCTCACATCACCGGGACCTGTCATCTTTAAGCAGGAACGGGTAGGCCTGAACCGCCGCAATTTCATGATGTATAAGTTCCGGTCGATGAAAATGCAGACGGACTCTGAAGTTGACACAGGCTGGAGTACCAAGGATGACCCGCGCCGCACGCGGTTCGGGACCTTTATCCGCCGAACGAGCCTGGATGAGCTGCCGCAGTTTTTTAACGTATTGTTTGGGCAGATGAGTGTCGTAGGTCCGCGCCCGGAACGTCCGTATTATGTGGAGCAGTTCCGTGACGAGATTCCCAAGTATATGGTTAAGCATCATGTGCGTCCGGGGATTACCGGCTGGGCACAGAGCAACGGTCTGCGCGGGGATACCTCGATTGAGGAGCGGATCAAGCATGACATCTTTTATATCGAGAACTGGTCACTGCTGTTTGATATCCGGATTATTTTCAGAACAATCCGCAACGGCTTCAAAAATGCCTACTAA
- a CDS encoding glycosyltransferase family 2 protein — MNVDVSILILNYNTCRLTMDCIRSVYESDTNFSYEIILIDNNSHDDSVEQISREFPDVTLIANKENVGFARGNNQGMEVASGRYVLLLNSDTVIRRDTLETMVAFMDTRPDLGASGCKVILPDGSLDKACKRGFPTPAASFYYAFGFSKLFPDKPRFNGYQLGYLDPDEAYPVDCLVGAFMLVRRKTIDQVGGLDEEFFMYGEDLDWCYRIKEAGWGIHYYPQTHIIHLKGGSARRRPFKIVYEFHRAMILFHRKHYSRQYNSIVNGTVYAGVAVKFMLSLAVNALRAPRPVPTPAQSLTASAEAGPKIESKAEVRL, encoded by the coding sequence GTGAATGTAGATGTAAGTATTTTAATCCTCAATTACAACACCTGCCGCCTGACGATGGACTGCATCAGGTCGGTGTATGAGTCGGATACGAACTTTTCCTATGAGATTATTTTAATAGATAACAACTCGCACGATGATTCGGTTGAGCAGATCAGCAGGGAGTTTCCGGATGTGACGCTGATTGCGAATAAGGAGAATGTCGGATTTGCCCGCGGCAACAATCAGGGGATGGAGGTTGCCTCCGGACGTTATGTGCTGCTGCTGAACTCGGATACGGTGATCCGCCGGGATACGCTGGAGACGATGGTGGCCTTTATGGATACCCGCCCCGATCTGGGGGCTTCGGGCTGTAAGGTTATTTTGCCGGACGGCTCGCTGGATAAGGCCTGCAAGAGAGGGTTCCCGACACCTGCCGCCTCTTTTTATTACGCATTTGGCTTCAGCAAGCTGTTTCCGGACAAACCCAGATTTAACGGTTACCAGTTAGGATACTTGGACCCGGATGAGGCTTATCCTGTTGATTGCCTGGTCGGGGCTTTTATGCTGGTCCGGCGTAAGACGATTGATCAGGTGGGCGGGCTGGATGAGGAATTCTTTATGTATGGTGAGGATCTGGACTGGTGCTACCGGATTAAGGAAGCGGGCTGGGGAATTCATTATTATCCGCAGACCCATATCATTCATCTGAAGGGCGGCAGTGCGCGGCGCAGACCGTTCAAGATCGTATATGAGTTTCACAGAGCGATGATCTTATTCCACCGTAAGCATTATAGCAGGCAGTACAACAGTATAGTTAATGGTACGGTGTATGCCGGAGTCGCCGTCAAGTTTATGCTGTCACTTGCCGTCAATGCCCTGAGAGCACCGCGTCCGGTGCCTACTCCGGCACAGAGTCTTACTGCTTCCGCAGAAGCGGGACCAAAGATTGAATCGAAGGCTGAGGTGAGATTATGA
- a CDS encoding glycosyltransferase family 2 protein — MLNHKTVSIHIVTYNSADDITECLTAVLAQDYPIHSIVVVDNASGDGSAGKVAEFYSSADLPKPKLILIEKKVNTGFAPAHNQAITATDTDYVLVLNPDLALAADYVSRLVNQMEKNPQIGSATGKLLLKADPTLVDSTGLRMNKARRAFDRGAGEPAENWTESGAVFGVSGAAAMYSRRMIEDISVEGEFFDGDFFAYKEDVDVAWRAQLFGWQAYFDAAAIGYHERGWKTAGRGGKSIFIRRISYINRYKMIYKNEPSRTLLQTFIRSLPYELAAHGYMLLKEPGLIKAWSSFRAQLTSLKDKRRYVQKKAAGKRS, encoded by the coding sequence ATGCTAAATCATAAAACGGTCAGTATACATATCGTTACCTATAACAGTGCAGATGATATTACAGAATGCCTTACCGCAGTGCTTGCCCAGGATTATCCTATTCATAGCATTGTTGTAGTGGATAATGCCTCCGGAGATGGCTCGGCTGGCAAGGTGGCTGAATTTTACAGCAGTGCAGATCTGCCCAAGCCCAAGCTCATCCTTATTGAAAAAAAAGTCAACACCGGCTTCGCCCCTGCCCATAACCAGGCCATAACTGCTACTGATACTGATTATGTGCTAGTACTGAACCCGGACTTGGCCCTGGCCGCTGACTACGTATCCAGACTCGTCAACCAGATGGAAAAGAATCCGCAAATCGGCAGTGCCACAGGCAAGCTGCTCCTGAAGGCAGACCCTACCCTGGTAGACAGCACAGGACTGCGGATGAACAAAGCCCGGCGTGCATTCGACCGTGGGGCTGGAGAACCGGCAGAGAATTGGACGGAATCAGGTGCCGTATTCGGAGTATCCGGTGCAGCCGCAATGTATTCCCGGCGGATGATTGAGGATATCAGCGTTGAGGGAGAGTTTTTTGACGGAGACTTCTTTGCCTACAAAGAGGATGTGGATGTGGCATGGCGGGCTCAGCTGTTCGGCTGGCAGGCTTACTTTGATGCAGCAGCAATTGGTTATCATGAGCGGGGCTGGAAGACAGCCGGACGGGGCGGCAAGTCAATATTTATCCGCAGAATTTCCTACATTAATCGCTATAAGATGATCTATAAGAATGAGCCCTCCCGCACGTTGCTTCAGACCTTCATTCGCTCCCTACCGTATGAGCTTGCTGCACATGGATATATGCTGCTTAAAGAACCCGGCCTGATTAAAGCCTGGTCCTCATTCCGGGCACAGCTGACCAGCCTGAAGGATAAACGCCGATATGTACAGAAGAAGGCAGCTGGTAAGAGAAGCTAG
- a CDS encoding phosphatidylinositol-specific phospholipase C/glycerophosphodiester phosphodiesterase family protein, producing the protein MDKRKRTAYILMAAALVLLLVITLWPQEEEPATGFTAHKVIAHAMGGINNHTYTNTLDAFVANYEQGTRVFETDLLLTTDDKLVARHEWTGNMSRLLGQLDVLPAAKQGAVLSYEEVMDSPILTLYSPLDIDKIMDLMAAYPDAYIVTDTKELEPELVTRQFEHIVEAANRKDPALLSRIVPQIYSRDMLDVVKKVYDFPEVIFTLYQSYDSDEQVVQFAQETGVEITMPVTRATKSFVHKLKQAGARVYVHTVNDEDEITRLSRMGVDGFYTDFVSEEDLGRMRGVR; encoded by the coding sequence ATGGATAAAAGAAAACGGACTGCATATATCCTCATGGCTGCCGCCCTCGTCCTGCTGCTGGTAATTACGCTTTGGCCTCAGGAAGAGGAGCCGGCAACCGGTTTTACTGCACACAAGGTTATTGCCCATGCGATGGGCGGGATTAATAATCATACCTATACGAACACGCTGGATGCTTTTGTTGCCAACTACGAACAGGGTACCCGTGTATTTGAAACGGATCTGCTGCTCACTACGGATGATAAGCTGGTTGCCCGCCATGAATGGACCGGGAATATGAGCCGGCTGCTTGGTCAGCTCGATGTGCTGCCGGCCGCCAAGCAGGGTGCTGTACTCAGCTATGAGGAAGTGATGGACAGCCCGATACTGACGCTTTATTCCCCGCTGGATATCGATAAAATCATGGACCTCATGGCGGCTTATCCGGATGCTTACATCGTGACTGATACAAAGGAGCTTGAGCCGGAGCTCGTAACCAGACAGTTTGAACACATCGTAGAAGCTGCTAACCGTAAAGATCCTGCGCTGCTTTCGCGGATTGTACCTCAAATCTATAGCCGTGATATGCTTGATGTGGTTAAGAAGGTTTATGATTTTCCGGAAGTGATCTTTACGTTATATCAGTCCTACGACAGTGATGAACAGGTGGTTCAGTTTGCACAGGAAACGGGTGTGGAGATTACGATGCCGGTGACCAGAGCAACCAAGAGCTTTGTTCATAAGCTAAAACAGGCGGGAGCCCGAGTCTATGTGCATACCGTTAACGATGAGGACGAAATCACGAGGCTGTCCCGGATGGGCGTCGACGGGTTTTATACGGATTTTGTGTCAGAAGAGGACTTGGGCCGGATGCGGGGCGTACGCTGA